The Parasteatoda tepidariorum isolate YZ-2023 chromosome X2, CAS_Ptep_4.0, whole genome shotgun sequence genome includes a region encoding these proteins:
- the LOC122268374 gene encoding uncharacterized protein isoform X1, with the protein MDIFKSCVLPELGENFTLVFDEKSSNDDQVVLRSSMEEEDVEKFVEEYSDITHTCWNVYYHRTNLSRWMYSKSWKCQHSSFRKKPNSKKNMDCKAAITVLTKKISKDTVKKDKFLSAEVPLPTVLTILLKHSHHTNVADSLRFMRVSEEVKQNFFEYFNDGFTATNAKRFHEDCLLRTEVKVEDLANSAINPTQRCITHLYNTWHDINLGSVSLPFEKIDEKSKEYEEKGATVVHDFNGTWAVLVVTAIMKRVHNLNWASEIIFVDSTASCERSGATLTILLTATKIGALPIATIVHENQSTDS; encoded by the exons atggatatttttaaaagttgcgtGTTACCAGAGTTAGGTGAAAATTTTACTctcgtttttgacgaaaaaagttcaaatgatGATCAAGTAGTACTTCGTTCTTCAATGGAGGAAGAAGACGTAGAAAAATTTGTGGAAGAATATAGCGACATTACCCACACATGTTGGAATGTTTACTACCACAGAACAAACTTATCAAG ATGGATGTATAGCAAGTCTTGGAAATGCCAGCATTCCAGCTTTCGGAAGAAACCAAATTCCAAGAAAAACATGGACTGTAAGGCAGCCATTACtgttttaacaaagaaaatttctaaagacACAGTTAAAAAGGACAAATTCTTAAGTGCTGAAGTGCCATTGCCTACTGTATTGACTATTTTGTTGAAACACTCGCATCATACCAATGTTGCAGATTCTCTAAGATTTATGAGAGTTTCAGAAGAg gtcaagcagaatttttttgaatacttCAATGATGGATTTACCGCAACCAATGCCAAACGTTTCCACGAGGATTGCCTTCTAAGAACTGAAGTAAAAGTCGAGGATTTAGCAAATTCCGCAATAAACCCTACACAGCGGTGCATCACACATCTTTACAATACCTGGCATGACATTAATTTAGGCTCAGTGTCTCTTCCGTTTgagaaaattgatgaaaaatctaaagaatATGAAGAGAAAg GGGCAACTGTGGTACATGATTTTAATGGAACATGGGCTGTGCTAGTGGTGACAGCGATTATGAAGAGAGTTCATAATTTGAATTGGGCCTCCGAGATAATTTTTGTAGATTCAACTGCCAGTTGTGAAAGGAGTGGTGCTACCTTGACAATACTTTTAACAGCAACAAAAATTGGAGCACTACCAATTGCTACAATAGTACATGAAAACCAAAGCACTGACAGTTAA